The Paraburkholderia hospita DNA segment GCCAATGAAAGCGCGCTGAAGGTGCCGAAGTTGACGCCGCGCAACGCATCGGCGATGTCGGCGTCACTGGTGGAGTGCGCATGCGTTTTGACGAGCGCCGAATGCAGATACAGGTTGTGTGGCATCACCGTCGCGCCCAGAATGCCTGCCGCGAGCCACACCATGCCGGCGTTGCGCAGCAGTTCGGCGCTGGGTGCCGCGCCCGTCAGCGCGGCTCGCCAGTCGGGCCGCGCGAGCACCAGCTCGATCACGAAGCACAGGCCGACGAACAGGATGAGCGCGACCACCACCGTCTCCAGCGTGCGCTGCCCATGCCGCTGCAAGGCGAGCATCGCGAAGGTGCCGACGGCCGACATCAGCACACCCGCCGTCAGCGACACGCCGAACAGCAGCTGCAGCGCGACCGCGCTGCCGACCACCTCGGCGACATCGCACGCGATGATCGCGATCTCGCTCGCCACCCACAGGAACAGCGTCATGCGCCGGCCGGTGCGCTCGCGGCACAGCTGCGCGAGATCGCGCCCCGTCACCACGCCGAGGCGCGACGACACCCACTGCAGCAGCATCGCCATCAGGCTCGACATGATGACGACGCTCAGCAGCGTGTAGCCGTAGCTCGCGCCGCCCGCGAGCGCCGTCGCCCAGTTGCCGGGGTCCATATAGCCGATCGCGACGAGCGCGCCCGAGCCGACGAACGGCAGCCAGGTGCCGGGGCGCGGCGGCTTCGAACCGGGGCGGCGGCGCCGGCGGGACGGATCCAACGCGAACGGGTTCGTGTTCATCGCACTGTGACGGTGAAAGACGCCCTCCACGGGGCAATCGGCATGCCATGCAGTCCGCTGCATCGGGATGCATAGCGATGCGACCACTATCTGGGCTAATTTGACAGTCTATAGTGATGGTGAAAGAGGGTTTGGGGCGGGATGCAGTCCGCTTCAACGGACCTGCACGGCACAGGACGTCTCGATGCAGGAAGCAAGGTTTTTTTCGGGTGGACAGGACGCGATAACCCGATAAAATTGCGGCCAATTTTGCAGCGGCGTGCCGGCTGCGCCGCCCCAGTGCATGTCGGCGGGAAGGCGTGCTGCTGTTTAGCCTCGACAGGCCGCCGATGACAGGCTCGATGCCGGAGCCGCACGGAATCTGCCTGTAAGGCGGAACCCGGCCACGTAACGCCGCGCTGTACCCTTTGCGCGACATCTGGCGGTTTTTTTTGAATCGGGCATCGATTGATGGTAGTTTTCGGGTTTTTCAAGGGTAGCCGCGGGCAGCGCACAGCGGTTTGAAGCGGGGTAAGCGACCGGTTTCGCGCCGGTCAGAACGGAGAACGGAATGAAGAAACGGGTGGTGGGCCAACTGGCTGCGCTGGTACTGTGCGCGACGCCTTTCATGTCGGCGGCGGCAAAAGATACACAACTGAATGTGTACAACTGGTCGGACTACATTGCCAAAGACACGATTCCGAACTTCACCAAGCAGACGGGCGTTCAGGTCAAGTACGACAACTACGATAGCGACGACACGCTGCAGGCCAAGTTGCTGACGGGCAACTCGGGCTACGACATCGTCGTGCCGACCAGCAATTACGCGGGCAAGCAGATCGCAGCGGGCATCTTCGCGCCGCTCGACAAGTCGAAGATCCCGAACCTCAAGTATCTCGATCCGTCGCTGATGGCGCTCGTCGCGGGCGCGGACCCAGGCAACAAGTTCTCGGTACCCTGGGCGTACGGCACGACGGGCCTCGGCTACAACGTCACGAAGGCGCAGCAGATTCTCGGCAAGGGCGTCGCGCTCGACAGCTGGGACGTCCTGTTCAAGCCGGAAAACATCTCGAAGCTGAAGGCGTGCGGCGTCTCCGTGCTCGACGCGCCGGACCAGATGTTCGCGGCCGCACTGCATTACATCGGCAAAGATCCGATGAGCACGAACCCGGCCGACTATCGCGAGGCGCTCGCGATGATGAAGAAGATCCGTCCGTACATCACGCAGTTCAACTCGTCGGGCTACATCAACGACCTGGTTGGCGGCGACATCTGCTTCGCCTACGGCTGGTCGGGCGACGTCGTGATCGCAAAACATCGCGCGGCAGAAGCCAAGAAGGCGTACAAGATCGACTACTACATTCCGAAGGGCGGCGCGCCCGTTTGGTTCGACGTGATGGCGATTCCGAAGGACGCGAAGAACAAGGAAGCCGCGTTGGAGTGGATCAACTACATCGAGACGCCGCAGGTCCACGCGGCCATCACGAACGCCGTCTACTATCCGAGCGCCAACACGGAAGCGCGCAAGTACGTGGACAAGGATGTCGCGAACGATCCCGCCGTCTATCCGCCGGCGGACGTCGTCAAGACGTTGTTCCTGTTGAAGCCGCTGCCGCCTGAAATCCAGCGTCTGCAGACGCGGCTGTGGACCGAGTTCAAGTCCGGCCGCTGACCCGGCAACTGAGCCAGTCCGAGCCAGACGATTGTGCAGTCAAGCATCATCATGAAGCCCTCGGTATCCAGCCGGGGGCTTTGTTCGTCAAATGCAGGGAGAGAAGCAGCAGATCATGAGTGACCAGTCGAACGTGCTGGCAGGGGCCGGCGTGTCGTCCTCGGGCAATTCCGCCGCTGCGCAGGACGCAGCAGACAATTTCGTGCAGATCGTCGACGTCGTGAAGAAATTCGGCGAGACGGTCGCGGTCAAGGGTGTCAACCTGTCGGTGAGGAAGGGCGAGCTGTTCGCGCTGCTCGGCAGTTCCGGTTGCGGCAAGTCGACGCTTTTGCGCATGCTCGCGGGGCTGGAAACAGTCACGTCGGGCAAGATCCTGATCGACGGCGAAGACCTCGCGCAGATGCCGCCATACCGGCGTCCCGTCAACATGATGTTCCAGTCTTACGCGCTCTTTCCGCACATGACGGTCGAAGCGAATGTCGCGTTCGGCCTCAAGCAGGAAGGCGTGCCGAAGGCCGAGCTGAAGGAGCGCGTGCAGTCCGCGCTCGAGCTCGTGCAGATGGCGCGCTTCGCGAAGCGCAAGCCGCATCAGCTGTCGGGCGGGCAACAGCAGCGCGTCGCGCTGGCGCGCTCGCTCGTCAAGCGTCCGAAGCTGCTGTTGCTCGACGAGCCGATGTCCGCGCTCGACAAGCAGATCCGCCAGCGCACGCAAATCGAGCTCGTCAATATTCTCGATACGGTCGGCGTCACCTGCATCATGGTCACGCACGATCAGGAAGAGGCGATGACGATGGCAGGGCGCCTGGCCGTGATGAGCGAAGGCGAGATCGTGCAGCTCGGCACGCCGAACGAAGTCTACGAGTATCCGAACAGCCGCTTCTCGGCGGAGTTCATCGGCTCGACGAATCTGTTCGACGGCAATGTCGTAGAGGACGAGCCGGATCATGTGTACATCGAAACGCCGGACTTGCCGGTGCGCCTGTACGTGAGCCACGGTATCACGGGGCCGCTCGGCATGCCCGTGACGGTCTCGGTGCGCCCGGAGCGCATCGCGCTCACGCGCAAGCCGCCCGAAGGCGCGTTCAACTGGGGCAAGGGTGTCGTCACGAACATCGCGTACATGGGCGGCTACTCGCTGTATCACGTGAAGCTCGACGGGGGCAAAACGGTGATCGCGAACGTGTCGAGTCTCGCGTTGTCGGAAATCGAAACGCCGACGTGGGGCGATGAAGTGTACGTGCGCTGGAGTGCATCGGCGGGCGTGGTGCTGACATCATGAAAAGCGCGCTGCATTCGTTCATGAGGTGGC contains these protein-coding regions:
- a CDS encoding Nramp family divalent metal transporter, whose protein sequence is MNTNPFALDPSRRRRRPGSKPPRPGTWLPFVGSGALVAIGYMDPGNWATALAGGASYGYTLLSVVIMSSLMAMLLQWVSSRLGVVTGRDLAQLCRERTGRRMTLFLWVASEIAIIACDVAEVVGSAVALQLLFGVSLTAGVLMSAVGTFAMLALQRHGQRTLETVVVALILFVGLCFVIELVLARPDWRAALTGAAPSAELLRNAGMVWLAAGILGATVMPHNLYLHSALVKTHAHSTSDADIADALRGVNFGTFSALSLAFVINAALLVVSAAVFHASGHRTVTDLADAHRLIAPIVGSHWAAILFAAALLACGLSATVTGTLAGQAVMEGFLQIRLPRWQRALLTRALAIGPALVAVGLFGPHGSAQLLVASQVVLSLQLPLAVVPLIRFGSDSQLMHSWRVRGVPLVLAWICAAGIIALNGALIWETATG
- a CDS encoding polyamine ABC transporter substrate-binding protein; translation: MKKRVVGQLAALVLCATPFMSAAAKDTQLNVYNWSDYIAKDTIPNFTKQTGVQVKYDNYDSDDTLQAKLLTGNSGYDIVVPTSNYAGKQIAAGIFAPLDKSKIPNLKYLDPSLMALVAGADPGNKFSVPWAYGTTGLGYNVTKAQQILGKGVALDSWDVLFKPENISKLKACGVSVLDAPDQMFAAALHYIGKDPMSTNPADYREALAMMKKIRPYITQFNSSGYINDLVGGDICFAYGWSGDVVIAKHRAAEAKKAYKIDYYIPKGGAPVWFDVMAIPKDAKNKEAALEWINYIETPQVHAAITNAVYYPSANTEARKYVDKDVANDPAVYPPADVVKTLFLLKPLPPEIQRLQTRLWTEFKSGR
- a CDS encoding ABC transporter ATP-binding protein, with protein sequence MSDQSNVLAGAGVSSSGNSAAAQDAADNFVQIVDVVKKFGETVAVKGVNLSVRKGELFALLGSSGCGKSTLLRMLAGLETVTSGKILIDGEDLAQMPPYRRPVNMMFQSYALFPHMTVEANVAFGLKQEGVPKAELKERVQSALELVQMARFAKRKPHQLSGGQQQRVALARSLVKRPKLLLLDEPMSALDKQIRQRTQIELVNILDTVGVTCIMVTHDQEEAMTMAGRLAVMSEGEIVQLGTPNEVYEYPNSRFSAEFIGSTNLFDGNVVEDEPDHVYIETPDLPVRLYVSHGITGPLGMPVTVSVRPERIALTRKPPEGAFNWGKGVVTNIAYMGGYSLYHVKLDGGKTVIANVSSLALSEIETPTWGDEVYVRWSASAGVVLTS